A genome region from Pseudomonadota bacterium includes the following:
- a CDS encoding radical SAM protein, which produces MIRYDLPLYRPPSEARSLILQATIGCSHNRCAFCVSYQGKRFRARPEAELFAEIEWAARELPHARRVFLADGDAFVLSTERLLRILERLYAAFPRLERVTCYAGPENFARKSALEMRRIREAGLTMLFVGAESGDDEVLRRIDKGVTADEMIALCAKPQEAGFDLSITVILGLGGKRLSARHAAGTARLLDAIRPRYAAALTLILEERDPPFAVAFGDPDRAELTPTESLVECRAILDGIGADGITFRANHASNYLALAGDLQRDKPRMLARIDEALREGEGALRPEFLRGL; this is translated from the coding sequence TTGATCCGGTACGATCTCCCGCTCTACAGGCCGCCGTCCGAGGCGCGCTCGCTCATCCTGCAGGCGACCATCGGCTGCTCCCACAACAGGTGCGCGTTCTGCGTGAGCTACCAGGGCAAGCGGTTCCGCGCGCGGCCCGAGGCCGAGCTCTTCGCGGAGATCGAGTGGGCCGCCCGCGAGCTGCCGCACGCTCGCCGCGTCTTCCTCGCCGACGGCGACGCGTTCGTGCTGTCGACCGAGCGGCTGTTGCGCATCCTCGAGCGCCTGTACGCCGCGTTCCCGAGGCTCGAGCGCGTGACCTGCTACGCGGGCCCCGAGAACTTCGCGAGGAAGAGCGCCTTGGAGATGCGCCGCATCCGCGAGGCCGGGCTCACCATGCTGTTCGTCGGCGCGGAGAGCGGCGACGACGAGGTGCTGCGGCGGATCGACAAGGGCGTCACCGCGGACGAGATGATCGCCCTGTGCGCGAAGCCCCAGGAGGCCGGGTTCGACCTCTCGATCACCGTGATCCTCGGCCTCGGCGGGAAGCGGCTCTCGGCGCGCCACGCCGCGGGGACAGCGCGCCTCCTCGACGCGATCCGGCCCAGGTACGCCGCCGCGCTCACGCTGATCCTCGAGGAGCGCGATCCGCCGTTCGCCGTCGCGTTCGGCGATCCGGACAGGGCCGAGCTGACGCCGACCGAGAGCCTCGTCGAGTGCCGCGCGATCCTGGACGGCATCGGGGCCGACGGGATCACGTTCCGCGCGAACCACGCCTCGAACTACCTCGCGCTCGCCGGGGATCTCCAGCGCGACAAGCCGCGCATGCTCGCGCGGATCGACGAGGCGCTGCGCGAGGGGGAAGGGGCGCTGCGGCCGGAGTTCCTGCGGGGGCTGTGA
- a CDS encoding pyridoxal phosphate-dependent aminotransferase — MPISRTIAAYETKGSWIRKLFEEGMQMMRDGTGLPVYDLSIGNPELEPPAEFKRTLRRIIEDDSPGQHRYMSNAGYMASREAVADSLAADHGLPFKGNNVVMTVGAGGAVNISIKAVLDPGEEVICVAPHFVEYRFYIENHGGVMVVAQSAPGFDLDLGAIAAKISTRTRAVLITNPNNPTGVVYPQATLDGLGDLLRRESAKRERPIFLIDDAPYRKLVYDMDKCTSSFNGYENTLVATSHSKDLGLPGERIGFLAVSPRMKGWQKVVGAAVFSNRVLGYVNAPALMQRTVTELQTVTVDLEWYRRKRDRLCAELQGMGYELVVPGGAFYVFPKAPGGDDVAFCQKLKSERVLAVPGTGFGAPGYFRVGYCVADEKIWGALPAFEKVIRAIRG, encoded by the coding sequence ATGCCGATCTCGAGAACCATCGCCGCCTACGAGACCAAGGGCTCCTGGATCCGCAAGCTGTTCGAAGAGGGCATGCAGATGATGCGGGACGGCACGGGCCTGCCCGTCTACGACCTGTCCATCGGCAACCCCGAGCTCGAGCCGCCGGCCGAGTTCAAGCGCACCCTGCGCCGGATCATCGAGGACGACTCGCCCGGCCAGCACAGGTACATGAGCAACGCCGGCTACATGGCCTCGCGGGAGGCGGTCGCCGACTCGCTCGCCGCGGACCACGGCCTCCCGTTCAAGGGCAATAACGTCGTCATGACCGTGGGCGCCGGCGGCGCGGTGAACATCTCGATCAAGGCGGTGCTCGACCCGGGCGAGGAGGTGATCTGCGTCGCGCCCCACTTCGTCGAGTACAGGTTCTACATCGAGAACCACGGCGGCGTGATGGTCGTGGCCCAGAGCGCGCCGGGCTTCGATCTCGACCTCGGCGCGATCGCCGCCAAGATCAGCACCAGGACCCGGGCCGTGCTGATCACGAACCCCAACAACCCGACCGGCGTGGTGTACCCGCAGGCGACCCTCGACGGGCTCGGCGACCTTCTGCGCCGCGAGTCCGCGAAGCGCGAGCGGCCGATCTTCCTCATCGACGACGCGCCGTACCGCAAGCTCGTGTACGACATGGACAAGTGCACGAGCTCGTTCAACGGCTACGAGAACACGCTCGTCGCGACGAGCCACTCCAAGGATCTCGGCCTGCCGGGCGAGCGGATCGGCTTCCTCGCCGTGTCCCCGCGGATGAAAGGCTGGCAGAAGGTCGTCGGCGCCGCGGTGTTCTCGAACCGGGTCCTCGGCTACGTCAACGCGCCGGCGCTCATGCAGCGCACCGTGACCGAGCTCCAGACCGTGACCGTCGACCTCGAGTGGTACCGCCGCAAGCGCGACCGCTTGTGCGCGGAGCTCCAGGGCATGGGGTACGAGCTCGTGGTGCCGGGCGGCGCGTTCTACGTCTTCCCCAAGGCGCCGGGCGGCGACGACGTAGCGTTCTGCCAGAAGCTCAAGAGCGAGCGCGTGCTCGCGGTGCCGGGCACGGGCTTCGGCGCCCCGGGCTACTTCCGGGTCGGGTACTGCGTCGCGGACGAGAAGATCTGGGGAGCGCTCCCCGCGTTCGAGAAGGTCATCCGCGCGATCCGGGGCTGA
- a CDS encoding FAD-dependent oxidoreductase, with the protein MKNVKFNLDGTVVEVPAGTTILDAAKAHGTFIPTFCHLQELKPFASCFVCVVEIEGRANLAPSCSTAAAEGMVVRTTSERVQKARKTCLELLLSDHEGDCLGPCMSACPAGIDIPGFVAHLARGEDRAALELIRVSMPLPGILGRVCTRPCETACRRQLVEKPIAICHLKRYAADSGALGDEPPRPAEATGKRVAIVGAGPAGLSAAYYLQLLGHACTIFDAHEKAGGMVRYGIPSYRLPRGVIEREAAAIERLGATFRFGTALGRDVRLEQLRADYGAVFLGLGAQKATAMGVPGEELPGVLSGIGFLGAVSRDEKHPIGRTVMVVGGGNTAIDAARTALRLGAEEVTILYRRTRAEMPAWAMEVHAAEEEGVKLEILAAPTKIERAADGLLHVTCIRMALGEKDASGRQRPVPQAGSEHVRIVENVVAAIGQGVDPSSATGCGVTKWKTLAADPRTLATSLDGVFAGGDCVNGADIAVTAVAAGRRAAIAIDQHLMGLPVTGDPAVYDHTMGAIDKVDRNVVRGFEKDERRPMPELEPEPRARCFDEVETGFDAATVRAEAARCMECGCRAAHECRLRAYAAAFGAAQDRFGGRKRAYLKDASHPTVVYETHKCIQCGTCVRLTEEILGTSAMGFVGRGISARVAPALGRELAKVDGRGIERLVEACPVGALTLKEAKVPTLEPVFARPSVRKI; encoded by the coding sequence CAAGGCGCACGGGACGTTCATCCCGACCTTCTGCCACCTCCAGGAGCTCAAGCCGTTCGCGTCGTGCTTCGTCTGCGTGGTCGAGATCGAGGGCCGCGCGAACCTCGCGCCGTCGTGCTCCACGGCCGCGGCCGAGGGGATGGTCGTGCGCACGACGAGCGAGCGGGTGCAGAAGGCGCGCAAGACCTGCCTCGAGCTGCTGCTCTCGGATCACGAGGGCGACTGCCTCGGGCCGTGCATGTCGGCGTGCCCCGCCGGGATCGACATCCCGGGGTTCGTCGCGCACCTCGCGAGGGGCGAGGACCGGGCGGCGCTCGAGCTCATCCGCGTGAGCATGCCGCTGCCGGGCATCCTCGGCCGCGTGTGCACGCGCCCGTGCGAGACCGCGTGCCGGCGCCAGCTCGTCGAGAAGCCGATCGCCATCTGCCACCTCAAGCGGTACGCCGCGGACTCGGGCGCCCTGGGCGACGAGCCGCCCCGCCCGGCGGAGGCGACCGGGAAGCGGGTCGCGATCGTCGGCGCAGGCCCGGCCGGGCTCTCGGCCGCGTACTACCTGCAGCTGCTCGGCCACGCGTGCACGATCTTCGACGCCCACGAGAAGGCGGGCGGCATGGTGCGCTACGGGATCCCGAGCTACCGGCTCCCCCGCGGCGTCATCGAGCGCGAGGCGGCCGCCATCGAGAGGCTCGGGGCGACGTTCCGCTTCGGCACGGCGCTCGGCCGGGACGTGCGGCTCGAGCAGCTGCGCGCCGACTACGGCGCGGTGTTCCTGGGGCTCGGTGCCCAGAAGGCGACCGCGATGGGCGTGCCGGGCGAGGAGCTCCCGGGCGTGCTCTCGGGCATCGGCTTCCTGGGTGCCGTGTCGCGCGACGAGAAGCACCCGATAGGCCGCACCGTCATGGTCGTCGGCGGCGGCAACACCGCGATCGACGCGGCGCGCACCGCGCTGCGGCTAGGCGCCGAGGAGGTGACGATCCTCTACCGCCGCACCCGCGCCGAGATGCCGGCGTGGGCGATGGAGGTGCACGCGGCCGAGGAGGAGGGCGTGAAGCTCGAGATCCTCGCCGCGCCCACGAAGATCGAGCGGGCGGCCGACGGCCTGCTCCACGTCACCTGCATCCGCATGGCGCTCGGCGAGAAGGACGCGTCCGGCCGGCAGCGGCCGGTGCCCCAGGCGGGGAGCGAGCACGTCCGGATCGTCGAGAACGTCGTCGCGGCGATCGGCCAGGGCGTCGATCCGTCGTCCGCGACGGGCTGCGGGGTGACGAAGTGGAAGACGCTCGCCGCGGATCCGCGGACGCTGGCGACGAGCCTCGACGGCGTGTTCGCGGGCGGCGACTGCGTGAACGGCGCCGACATCGCGGTCACGGCCGTGGCCGCCGGCCGCCGGGCCGCGATCGCGATCGACCAGCATCTCATGGGGCTGCCGGTGACAGGGGATCCGGCGGTGTACGACCACACGATGGGCGCGATCGACAAGGTGGATCGCAACGTCGTGCGGGGGTTCGAGAAGGACGAGCGGCGGCCGATGCCGGAGCTCGAGCCCGAGCCGCGGGCGCGCTGCTTCGACGAGGTGGAGACCGGCTTCGACGCCGCGACCGTGCGCGCCGAGGCGGCGCGGTGCATGGAGTGCGGCTGCCGCGCGGCCCACGAGTGCCGGCTGCGCGCCTACGCCGCCGCGTTCGGCGCGGCGCAGGACAGGTTCGGGGGCCGCAAGCGGGCGTACCTGAAGGACGCGAGCCACCCGACGGTCGTGTACGAGACGCACAAGTGCATCCAGTGCGGCACCTGCGTCCGCCTCACGGAGGAGATCCTCGGCACCTCGGCGATGGGGTTCGTCGGGCGCGGCATCTCGGCGCGGGTGGCGCCGGCGCTCGGCCGGGAGCTCGCGAAGGTCGACGGCCGCGGGATCGAGCGGCTCGTCGAGGCGTGCCCGGTGGGCGCGCTCACCTTGAAGGAGGCGAAGGTCCCCACGCTGGAGCCTGTGTTCGCCCGCCCCTCGGTGCGGAAGATCTGA